One window of Acidobacteriaceae bacterium genomic DNA carries:
- a CDS encoding 2-oxoacid:acceptor oxidoreductase subunit alpha, which translates to MAAEHVEGGTQTETEMPRQSPQRNIVNDFSIQVATVNGSGSQSANLVLLRSIFRMGIPVSGKNLFPSNIAGLPTWYTIRASKDSYIARKKEIDILIAMNPETWQEDMLSLPAGAAAIYEESANLQQLRSDVACYPVPFDKLTAAVCPEAKLRKLVRNMVYVGIAAQLLKMDLVAVEAALRKQFAKKVKAADLNWAAVQAGYEYASANFTKHDPFVLEPMNETAGKIIIDGNTAAALGCVFAGCTVAMWYPITPSSSLVENFIDLAKRYRIEDNGKATFAVVQAEDELAAIGAVLGAGWAGARAMTATSGPGISLMAEFAGLGYYAELPGVIFDIQRTGPSTGLPTRNQQGDLLSVAFLSHGDTKHVMLIPGNVRECYEMAQVAFDLAEQLQTPVFVMSDLDLGMNNWMSDPFPYPDKPLNRGKVLNAEDLKKLGGFARYKDVDGDGVGYRTLPGTDHPLAAYFTRGSGHNEKAQYTERPDDYLNNMERLAKKFETARSLVPRPEVVQTGKAKIGLIAFGTSDFAARESRDQMHKEYGIETDYLRLRAYPFTSETHDFIASHERVYVVEQNRDSQMLSLLKLDIKAEDVVRLRSIRHFNGLPIDARSITDDLVTQEGV; encoded by the coding sequence TCAGCGGCAAAAACCTCTTTCCTTCCAATATTGCCGGCCTACCCACCTGGTACACGATCCGCGCCAGCAAAGATTCATATATCGCTCGCAAGAAGGAGATCGACATCCTGATTGCGATGAATCCGGAAACATGGCAAGAGGACATGCTGTCGCTGCCGGCGGGAGCAGCAGCGATTTATGAAGAGTCTGCCAATCTCCAGCAGCTCCGGAGCGATGTGGCCTGCTATCCGGTGCCGTTTGACAAGCTGACCGCTGCAGTCTGTCCTGAGGCGAAGCTGCGCAAGCTGGTCAGGAACATGGTCTACGTTGGCATCGCCGCGCAGCTTCTGAAGATGGATCTCGTCGCCGTCGAAGCCGCCTTGCGTAAGCAATTTGCCAAGAAGGTTAAAGCTGCAGACCTCAACTGGGCGGCGGTCCAGGCAGGCTACGAGTATGCCTCGGCGAACTTCACGAAGCACGATCCCTTTGTTCTCGAGCCGATGAATGAGACCGCAGGGAAGATCATTATCGACGGAAATACAGCGGCTGCACTTGGATGTGTTTTCGCTGGCTGCACAGTGGCGATGTGGTATCCGATCACGCCGTCGTCATCGCTGGTCGAAAACTTCATCGATCTCGCAAAGCGTTACCGCATAGAAGACAATGGCAAGGCAACTTTTGCAGTCGTGCAGGCTGAAGACGAACTGGCGGCAATTGGCGCCGTGCTTGGAGCTGGCTGGGCCGGCGCGCGCGCGATGACGGCGACATCCGGGCCGGGTATATCGCTTATGGCAGAGTTTGCCGGGCTCGGCTATTACGCCGAGCTTCCCGGAGTGATTTTCGATATACAGCGCACGGGGCCGTCGACCGGTCTCCCGACGCGCAATCAGCAAGGCGATCTGCTCTCTGTCGCGTTTCTGTCGCATGGAGACACAAAGCACGTCATGTTGATTCCAGGCAATGTCAGAGAGTGCTACGAGATGGCGCAGGTGGCGTTCGATCTCGCGGAGCAATTGCAGACGCCTGTTTTCGTCATGTCTGATCTCGATCTGGGAATGAACAACTGGATGTCCGACCCATTTCCTTACCCTGACAAGCCGTTGAACCGAGGTAAGGTGCTGAATGCGGAGGATCTGAAGAAGCTGGGCGGCTTTGCCCGCTATAAAGATGTCGATGGTGATGGCGTGGGCTATCGCACATTGCCGGGGACTGACCATCCGCTTGCGGCCTACTTCACGCGCGGCTCAGGCCACAATGAGAAGGCCCAATACACTGAGCGGCCGGACGACTATCTCAACAATATGGAGCGGCTGGCAAAGAAGTTCGAGACCGCTCGCTCGCTCGTCCCGCGGCCCGAAGTCGTGCAGACGGGCAAGGCGAAGATAGGGCTGATTGCGTTTGGGACCTCTGATTTTGCAGCGCGTGAGAGCCGCGATCAGATGCACAAGGAATACGGGATCGAGACGGACTATCTTCGACTTCGCGCCTATCCGTTTACGAGTGAAACCCATGATTTCATAGCCTCGCACGAGCGGGTGTACGTGGTTGAGCAGAACCGCGACTCTCAGATGTTGAGCCTGCTGAAGCTGGATATAAAGGCTGAGGATGTTGTCAGGCTGCGCAGCATCCGCCACTTCAATGGGCTGCCGATTGACGCGCGGTCCATCACCGACGATCTTGTCACGCAGGAAGGCGTCTAA
- a CDS encoding 2-oxoacid:ferredoxin oxidoreductase subunit beta, translated as MAPKPAVKTNRIGLQVLDYRGGKTTLCAGCGHNAISERIIDACYEMGVQPERLMKLSGIGCSSKSPAYFMSRSHSFNSVHGRMPSVATGALLANHTMKALGVSGDGDTGSIGIGQFVHMLRRNLPIIYIVEDNGVYGLTKGQFSATADVGSKLKTGVINDLPAIDLCALAIQLGATFVGRSFSGDKKQLLAMLKAAIAHSGTVVLDVISPCVTFNDHEGSTKSYKYMQEHEEAISEVGFVPYFQEIDVEYDPGTTIDVRMHDGSHLRLRKLREDFDPADRAGAISALMAAHANDEILTGIFHVNTAKPTFTELLNLVDDPLATLPDARVRPGKAVLDEVMQRLM; from the coding sequence GTGGCGCCGAAGCCGGCAGTCAAGACAAACAGAATCGGGCTTCAGGTTCTTGATTATCGTGGCGGCAAGACGACGCTTTGCGCTGGCTGCGGCCATAACGCGATCTCGGAACGTATCATCGATGCCTGCTATGAGATGGGAGTTCAACCCGAACGGCTGATGAAGCTTTCCGGCATCGGCTGCTCCTCGAAGAGCCCGGCCTACTTCATGAGCCGATCTCACTCGTTCAACAGCGTTCATGGGCGCATGCCTTCGGTTGCGACAGGAGCCCTGCTGGCCAACCACACCATGAAGGCGTTGGGGGTGAGCGGCGACGGAGACACCGGCTCCATTGGTATTGGGCAGTTTGTACACATGCTCCGCCGCAATCTCCCGATCATCTACATCGTTGAGGACAATGGAGTCTACGGCTTAACGAAGGGACAATTCTCCGCGACTGCAGATGTTGGGTCAAAGCTAAAGACCGGGGTGATCAACGATCTGCCGGCGATCGATCTCTGCGCCCTTGCGATTCAATTAGGAGCTACATTCGTGGGGCGGTCCTTCTCGGGTGACAAGAAGCAGCTGCTTGCGATGCTGAAAGCGGCCATCGCGCACAGCGGCACGGTCGTGCTCGATGTCATTTCGCCCTGCGTCACGTTCAACGATCACGAGGGCTCTACTAAAAGCTACAAATACATGCAGGAGCATGAAGAGGCGATCTCCGAGGTCGGCTTCGTGCCTTACTTTCAAGAGATCGACGTGGAATACGATCCAGGCACGACGATCGACGTGAGAATGCACGACGGTAGTCATCTACGACTGCGCAAGCTGCGTGAAGACTTCGACCCTGCGGATCGTGCGGGGGCGATTTCCGCATTGATGGCCGCACATGCAAATGATGAAATCCTGACCGGTATCTTCCATGTGAACACTGCGAAGCCTACCTTCACCGAGTTGTTGAACCTGGTCGATGACCCTCTGGCCACCTTGCCAGATGCGCGTGTGCGGCCGGGCAAGGCGGTGCTCGATGAAGTAATGCAGAGGTTGATGTAG